The sequence ATTCGCGTGATGTGGCACAGggcttgtttttctctctttatcagGCCCATCCTGCTTCACCTCTGTGTAATCTGTAGGAAATTCCATCTGCATGCGAACTGTAGTGAATTTGGACACACTCCACTAAGAGTTCCTGCCACTTTCCCGCTCACCTCCCGgagagcagaaaacacacacacacgcacacaaacattcaacagATGAGAAATATTACTGAAACCGTACTTCCACCATTTCCAGTTAACACACAGTGAACAAGCATAGACACATCAGCAAACACGCTACATGCAAAAAATGCTCCCACACAGATTACAACCTCCCCAGAGTTCAGCTGAGTGGAAACCACTCCTATGACACCAGAGGTTGTGGTTGCGGACACTTGGATGTTAAATGCTGATGTCGCAATCGATGTATCATTCATGTTGagtactttttttcttttttttttattgaactgAACAAAAGCCTAATAGTGTCACAGCTCAGTTGGCTCATTTAAGTGTTAAAATCTGTTGACACCTTTTGACAGACACCCAAGTTGGTACAAACAGGGAAGATCAGTGAGCTCATCTGGTCAAAGAAACCCTCAGGATAAGACACAGAGGATTAGTGGAAGCTTGCCACTCTTaaaatcttttctttcctctgggCCAGACATTGTCAGCGGTCCAACCGATGCTGAGCCTCTCTTTATGTAAGAGAATAAGGATTGAAATTCCTCTCTGCTTTATGTCTCctcctgtgttgttgttggtacGGTGGTCTTGTCTTTGCTAAGTCCACAGCGATTAGTCTTAAGTGGTCCAGCCTTTGTTCCAACCAAGGAGCCGCTCTTGGCCTGTCACGCCTCACTCACGGCCCTGTTGTCAGTCAGACAGTTCGTCATTTATCACTGGCTGGGCTTCAGTTGAGCTTAGCCGCTTCCTTGCGTTTTTCCCATGTGAAAACTAGTGCCTTAGTCTCACAACTATCCAGTCTTGCGTGGTCCTGCTTTGCACTCTGTTTGGTAGTAGGAAAACCTTGGAAGAAGCCTTTTGTGCTGACCTTAATCTAAATGAGAAGCATGTGTGCTATGACtcaaaatcacatttcagtCCAAATCTAATCAGTTTGCTCTCTGGGTTGCTCAACCGACActggttctgttttatatgtGGCAGATGTGGCGGACTTTCTGGCTCTGACCTCATTTGAGTGTGTAGATGGACCACCGTAGTTTTATTATGGCAGCGGCAGGAGTTCCATTGTGTCAGCTTTAATAGGTCCCTGCGCAGGAGTGTGCTGTGTTTAATAAAACTCCCATCTCATTAGCTTAAACAGTGGCAgctctctgtgtcagtgtgagacagacagaagagaggaaTGGATTAGAATGCTGCATTGGGGATTTGGCAGGAGCCCTCTCCCCTTGTTGGGTTTCACTTTGTCTGTCCCACTGGGCAGGTCCGTCTCCACCCAGCATGTTTGGGTTCATCTGCAGTGAAGGATCTGATTTCAGGGCCGCCAGGGCCGTCTGGCTGCTGCTACCAACTTCAAGCTCTGTGGTTGCCTGTCACAAAATGCCCATAACTGAATGGGACACTCTTTGCATCCTGTGTTGAAACTGGGGCTAGTTTGCCCCCTGCTGGACAAAATTGCaaagtgaaatgtgtttaaCATCATGGTTCTCTCTGATAAATCTTAACTTACtcaattctctttttttcccacagCTCTGCGTTGTAACTGCACAAACTGTGAGAAGACGGGCTATGAATGCGAGACGGATGGCGCCTGCATGGCCTCTACATATTACATCCAGGGGAAGGAGCAACATGTACGCATCTGTATCAACCGCGACAACCTGGTTCCTCCTGGACAACCCTTCTACTGTCTGAGCGCTGAAGGCCTACTCAACACACATTGCTGCTATGTAGATTACTGCAACAGTATTGACCTGAAGGTCCCAGGTGAGGCTCCATCATCAAACATCAgacaaaaatcacatcaaacaACAGATTCAGTCTGTTGACCTTAAAGTAATCACCTCTATTTCTCCATCTCTTCTGTTTTGCCCTCCTAGTTCCAACAAAAGAGGGGGACTGGTTGGGCTCAGGAAGCTCATGGGGGCCGGTGGAGCTGGTAGCGGTCATCGCAGGGCCGGTGTTCCTGCTCTGTGTGCTGCTGATGGTTGGCGTTTTCCTGTTCCAGTATCATCAGAGGGCCTACAGCCACAGGCAGAGGCTGGAAGTAGAGGACCCATCCTGTGACCATCTGTACCTGGCCAAGGACAAGACCCTGCAGGACCTCATCTATGACATGTCCACCTCTGGATCAGGCTCTGGTAAACACGTGATTTGATATGACGATGTAAAGTGAAAAAGAATGGTTTTGGTGTTGTAGGACAGGTTTTCTATGCCCTATGTTGGTGAATcaagacaaaacataacaaatgatTTAACATAGACAGACATGACATAACATCTGCCaagtattttctcttttaatacTTTGttctgtaaaacattaaaaaaaaaaaaaaagaaagaaagaaactgaactaGAATCTGCTGAGAATTCATCCGCCACTCCACATCTGGAAAACAAGTCCACAGAGAACACTAGTGAACATTTCATGTGTCGTCTGCCGCCCCCTTCAGGTTTGCCGCTGTTTGTGCAGCGAACAGTGGCCAGGACCATCGTGCTGCAGGAGATAATAGGAAAAGGTCGTTTCGGTGAGGTCTGGCGAGGAAAGTGGAGGGGAGGAGACGTGGCGGTGAAGATCTTCTCATCCAGAGAGGAGCGCTCCTGGTTCCGAGAGGCTGAGATCTACCAGACAATCATGCTGCGCCATGAAAACATCCTCGGATTCATTGCAGCAGACAATAAAGGTGAGGAAGTGTTTCTATGTGTAGACTTGGACCAATCCCTTGAAGATttcagaggattttttttagcattgttGGGGTCAATTCTTAGACCACCTATATTACAAGAAAGTCAAAGTAAAGTAAGTCtgtccttttaaaaacaaaatgaaaggaaggttgagacagacaggaagggaTCCATGTAAGAAATTCTATTTTGCACCATGAAAATGAGTGAAATttaatataatgttaatatcaTGACTATAATAAGACtcattttcttttgctcttttgCAGATAATGGCACCTGGACTCAGCTGTGGCTGGTGTCAGACTATCATGAGCACGGCTCCCTTTTTGACTACCTGAACCGCTACTCCGTCACCATCGAGGGCATGATCAAACTGGCCCTGTCAGCTGCCAGCGGCCTGGCACACCTTCACATGGAGATCCTCGGCACTCAGGGTGAGACGATCTGTCATGTAAAACACAGCAcgaaaaaataaattaaacggacgaacaaacaaacacagcaggaaCGTTAAAGCGCACACacctttttccctttttgtttgtttttttttttacattcagcaATCATGTGCTATTTGTGCTAAGCTCTTGATGCAAATGTAATGATGTGTTATCTGTTTTCCCTCAGGTAAGCCTGGCATTGCTCATCGTGACCTCAAGTCTAAAAATATCCTGGTTAAGAAGAACGGCATGTGTGCCATAGCTGACCTCGGCCTGGCAGTCCGCCATGAGTCCATCACGGACACAATCGATATAGCACCTAACCAGCGCGTGGGCACTAAGAGGTAAATGTTTCCATATTCATTCACTCATAAGCACACGTTCACATTTAGACATTAGCGCTCTTGCAGGTCTTTACATTTAAGTCTGGTGACATTCTATATTtgtcttactgtcaacaaatcccatgaaaagaccaaaaatagCAGTTGATCTTAATAACAAGTATTTTCTATGAAGCCAATCTGCCAAGTGAGCATGAACACCTTGAAGACCAAAAGACTGTCATTTCCAAACTCTTATTTGGTGCTATTAGTCATTGCTGCTCTTTGTGTCAATCCTAGGTATATGGCTCCAGAAGTCCTGGATGAAACCATCAACATGAAACACTTTGATTCCTTCAAGTGTGCCGACATCTACGCGCTGGGCCTGGTGTACTGGGAGATCGCGCGTCGCTGCAATGCAGGAGGTAAGACCACTAACGCAGGCTGATTTGAAAAGTAAACATGCTTCATGTGAAATGAATCCGTCTAGTGAACGAGAGCATGAAACCCGAGTATGTTTACTTCAGGTATCCACGAGGAGTACCAGCTGCCCTACTACGACCTCGTGCCCTCTGACCCTTCCAtagaggagatgaggaaggtGGTGTGTGACCAGAAACTGAGGCCCAATGTGCCCAACTGGTGGCAGAGCTACGAGGTATTTCACACTCTATATACACTCTACACCAACAGCTGCTCTGACTGGTTTCTAAAAATACATTCGGTGGCTGTAGAGAGGCAGTTATGCATTATCAGTTTGGCAGTACAGGATGTCCTGACTTGAGTACTTAAATATGGAGCAATAATTTGTCAATCACTGTTGTGGGGAGcatcaaattaaattttatatatAGCCTATGAAAGGTCCAACAggttcttttattttcttgtactgTTTCATAACAGTGCAGGGCTCAGTTTTCACAGGCCTCATTTTCCTGATGTTTCTCCGCCGTCTGCTAGTGTGAGCGATCCCCTCAAAAACTAGGATGGTTTCACTAGTGAGCTCATTTTTCCGGCTCTTAGGCATTATGTTTTTGGGTTGTCCTTCCGTCCCTCCGTCCCATTCTGGTGAACAGGAACAGCTGGAGGGAATTTCCTCAAATTTGGCaaaacgtccacttggactcaaggatgaactgattagattttttttgtgatcaaaggtcactgtgacctcacatcCGTCCCATTCTCGTGAACGCGATATCTCAAGAACGCCTGGAGGGAATTTAATTAGCCTATGTCCGGCAAAAATAtgcacttggactcaaggatgaactgattaaaaTTTGGTGATCAAAGGTCAAGGTcgctgtgacctcacaaaaggcgcttttggccataactcaagaattcatacgctaATTATGACAGTTTCACAGAAATGTCtgataggataaaatgatgaagtgatgacatctTATATCCCAAAGGTCAATGTCACTGTgacataatgttctgcaaaaacatttttctggccattattcaacgccataactcaggagcagaaggggagattgtgatcatatttcacatttgaagtggtgacactaatcttgggttTCCATCTTGAAACTCTGGTGATTGTaaagatcttctgtgctgccggtttgaaaatgtgtgtgaagcattaatgttttgtagctttttgtcaaatttgtagcttctttgcagcaacatccatatctgaagcatcgACTACTGTCATGGCtgcaactttgtgttctatcacaATCAGCTTTATTGGAAAATACTcttaatacctttttattaaattccttcaaagtcttcactacaaatattatgagtctggacagacatggatgtaaactgcaacttgtcTGGTTTGTGGAGGCATACAACCATGAGGCGGTGTTTCTAGTTACAAGCAGAAGTTAGTATCGCCACGAAAATTTTAAATCAATGTTTCCAGAGCGAGCAAACACATCAAGCTGGAAATGTTAATGAAATGATACACAAAACATTTAGAATACTTCCATTTGATTTAATATCTACATGGTCATTATTATCCCATCTTTAACTGcaggtgtctttttttttttctttttttttttttactcaaatgtcttgttttagcctaaatttattttaaatctaaCCCACGTTTCCTTACCTGTGCAGTCACTGCGTGTGATGGGGAAGATCATGAGGGAGTGCTGGTACGCCAACGGAGCGGCCAGACTGACGGCCCTGCGCATAAAGAAGACTCTGTCTCAACTCAGCGTGGAGGAGGACGTCAAGATGTGAGCGGCCAGGCGGTGAAAAAAGGCGCGCTGGAGACGCACAACTAGACCACACTCCCATAGGAAACAAACACTAAAGACTGACTGCAAAATGAAAACCCTGCCAGTTTTAAAGCCACACTCCAAGTTGTGACAAGGCCTACCTCACCTTTTTAGCCAAAACTACTGAGAATCACCCACTCCTATCgactctcctcccctcctcctacCTCCCCCTTTTGTTCCTCGTGTCTCCTCCCCGTCCCCCCTTCGACCTCCCCTTCTCCATGGGCCACAACACTACAGCACTACCACTGTTAATATCATCACACtcaaccttttttctttttcttttcatttcccaTGGCAGGAATAACTATTGTACAGTGacgggatttttttttttttttttttttttttttgcttgtttgatCTTTTTTACCTCTTCGAAATCGTCCCATGACGGACTAACCTTGTCCAGAAGAGTCAAGCATGTTGTGGGTTTCAACTTCAAGAACTATAACATTTAACTTCTGTTGGCCATGCAGCTACACATTCTgttgctgtgagtgtgtgaggaggggggagggtgggggaggCTGAAGCACTGTTTCTAGTTGTGTGTAAAAGGTGTCCGGACTACTAGCATGTCTCAAAGACACCAAGATGTCCTCTGGTATAGTCTGTAGTTCATTAGACATAATCAGTTATTGGACATTTGGTAATTaagcatacaaacaaacagccaGATTGTGCTTTTAATCCCTCACTTAAATATCCTACAAACAATTGTAGCTTCCTCATCACGCGCGAGACCCGCAGGTTTTGCGCACAACCGATGCGGTCCGGTCCTGGTGTTAGTTTGAAACGTTGGCAGGGATAATGTTTGGGatggtttttaattttttatttatttgttgatagtttttatttcatattgatGAACACTGTGAGATGAGACGTGACAAGCCGGAGTCTTGATATGaaaattaatgttaatgtagtTCAGTCCAAGTCTTCACCACAGTTCAGATTTTAGGGGTTTTTTCTGCATTCATCTAATAAGATACTCAGTTAAAACATGGATGTAGCCATAACCCCCGCTGGTGACAGACGATGACATCATGCACACTGAGCAAATAAGAGGCGTATGAAATGgcaatgaaaaaatactgtttttcctttttttttgtttttaatgtatttttttgtgttttgtgtaaagACATAATGATCGgtgttttcttttgactttGACATTAGACACTACTGATGATGGGTACATATGATTTGTATATAAaacatgcttcttttttttttttccttttatgcCACAAGCTCCAGTGTGACATCTgaacagtgatttttttttttttttttttctttttttgcttgaaTGGTACTTTCAGATCTGTCTGCATGGTTTCTAACTGTGCCAGGAAATAACACTGTCATGTCATCTgctggattttgtttttcactcgCTCCTCTCATGGCAGTTCGGTGGTACTACTGATCCCAGATCATTTTGCTGcaacttctgttttgtttttgttttgtttttgtttttttaaattgttggaATTGATTGTTGAGTTCTTTTCAGAGCTCAGTAATGCAGGTCTGTTTCTACATTATGTCCTCTGGGGTGACATCTCCTTCTCATTGACACTGGAATATTTAGGAGCGTCGTGTAACCTTGAATTCTGATACTGCCGATGGCTATTTATTCAGAAATAAACCCAACTGCTGACAGTTCACACATGTGGATTCCAGGGAAACGTACAGTTAGATGTGATAAGTAGTTCAGAGGTTTTACCTTCAAAGACTGACATGCTGTAAAAGTGAAACTGCATGTTATCGTTCTACTTTGTCGTCCGTTTGCAGACAAGGTTATGAGAGTATTACACTGACACTTGTCATCATTGGGCTCTGCACTGTTATGTCCACATGGACTTTAGTTAATGTTAGTTGTGTCATGATTATCAACACTTGATCCAGAATCCATGTGTCATGTTAGTATCCATTTTGCATGCTGTCTCAAACACTGGGTCCTCTGCACTGAGGTAGATGAACTTAAGACTTTCCCCTCTTCCTACCTGttgttttctcttattttttcgGGTCGTTGGCTGTGTACCCCAGAAATGTTGCTGCTACTGTTAACATGGGTAGAAGTTCAGCAGGCAGAGCGTAGCGGAGGAAGGGGGGCTGGGAGGGGAAAAGGGGAGACTGCTGTCAGTTGAACCAAAATTGTCATAACACTCCTGTCCATGTTTGATTTGTTGCCATGGGTATATGACCATCAGACATCCTGTTCATGAGTAATActtcaagatttaaaaaaaaaaaaaaaaaaatgttgtgcaAATCTTTTCAGAATAAGTTCAAAAAGTGTATATAGATGATATACAataaattcctttttttcttatctGTGACTTCAGCGGTGCTGCTCATTCAGGGTGTCATGCAGTGTTTTCATTGTCAACAGCTGCTTCCAGATGTAGAAAGGTCAGAAGTTCAGCAAGCATGCAGGCTGTACTAAACCTAACAAGAAAACCATATATTGGATTATACGTATATAAggtatacagtatttttaaggtatcaaattgcattttttttcatgggTTTTTGTGTTAATCCTTTGAATGAATGTGTTCTTTATGAGCCTCAGCTGTGAAATCAGACAGTTGGCAGTTGTTTTAACCTGGAagccttgatttaaaaatgaaaaaatctcATGGTTCACTTATTAGATTTATTCAGGAGCTTTTAGCTACATCTTGTGGCCTGACCAGAGTTCCACAATCAGGTCACATGGACCAGGGAAACATCACCATGACGACCTAGCAAACACTGATGAAGGCCATTAGGGGTGGCACCACGAGAAATCAGTTATGTGGgccttgagttaagattattttttaaactatataaaaaaaaaaaaaagtaaaataagcatgtatttaaaatgcattttatttttccttttacaagaaacaaaagcagacaaAGAAATAAGATGACAGGGAAAGGGAGTGGAAAGCTGTATATAAAGAGATGCAACCTCTGGCGtcctgaaaaaaatatgtacaattCAAAATAATATCCATACAAAACATGCcacatacaattaaaaatgatcattatatttattcatattccCTAAAAGTATCTCTGCTGTACAGATgcaacatctttttaaaaagtaggtgaggttaaaaaaaaccttcaatTTTGAGCAAACTTTATTAAATTATAAGATATGCAGAGAACTTAAATTAAGATTCAGAGAAGTTAAAAATTATTCAGGCTAAAATCCAGTGAGCGGCATAATGTCTCGTTATGGTCTTCCCTTGAAATAGAAACataccaaaaaatatatatatcactgCTTCGGATACTTGATCAATATCTACCACTTTAGAGAAGT is a genomic window of Thunnus maccoyii chromosome 4, fThuMac1.1, whole genome shotgun sequence containing:
- the acvr1ba gene encoding activin A receptor type 1Ba encodes the protein MALKQIAPTLLALFGLVAVADALRCNCTNCEKTGYECETDGACMASTYYIQGKEQHVRICINRDNLVPPGQPFYCLSAEGLLNTHCCYVDYCNSIDLKVPVPTKEGDWLGSGSSWGPVELVAVIAGPVFLLCVLLMVGVFLFQYHQRAYSHRQRLEVEDPSCDHLYLAKDKTLQDLIYDMSTSGSGSGLPLFVQRTVARTIVLQEIIGKGRFGEVWRGKWRGGDVAVKIFSSREERSWFREAEIYQTIMLRHENILGFIAADNKDNGTWTQLWLVSDYHEHGSLFDYLNRYSVTIEGMIKLALSAASGLAHLHMEILGTQGKPGIAHRDLKSKNILVKKNGMCAIADLGLAVRHESITDTIDIAPNQRVGTKRYMAPEVLDETINMKHFDSFKCADIYALGLVYWEIARRCNAGGIHEEYQLPYYDLVPSDPSIEEMRKVVCDQKLRPNVPNWWQSYESLRVMGKIMRECWYANGAARLTALRIKKTLSQLSVEEDVKM